Below is a window of Theropithecus gelada isolate Dixy chromosome 15, Tgel_1.0, whole genome shotgun sequence DNA.
CACCCTCTGTCTAGCATGCACCAAAAATCCAGACTTTGAGATGGAAAACTGGTGTTCTCTATCATGTTGTTTGTACAGGGCTGGCACAGTGAGCTCCTCAGCAGTTATGGGAATCTTGTTTCTAGATGCCAGCCAAGGGCAAACCTAATAAGAAAGTCTTTCTAAGAGTAGCAGTCTCAGGCCTGCTGTATCaactcttgtctctacaaaacctATGCAAATCCCTGGCATAACATAGATTAAGACAAACTATTTACCATATCAACGAATGTAAGTGGATTAAATGCGCCTATTAGGAGAAAATTCTATTAGATTTTGTtaaagaagtatattttaaaaataattggagaAGTTCAAAATACAGTTAGGAATTGCTAAggcaataaaatacaataattcaggttttatttgctttaaattcCTACTTCTATCGCATAATCTTGGAATACTTTATCCTAtactttatctcttctttttgtGAACTCAGTAACTAACACTAAAGTTAAATTCAGgtcaaaaaatagagaaaagaaagggcATTTTGATAATGCTAAAGTAGACAGTTTTGAAAGGATATGTTAAAAGTagacaactttaaaatatatttaagagttTTGAATATTTGTGTACTAAATTACCGggtttcataaaacaaaaaaacacaagtgTTCCGAGGAAATACGGAAACATATAGGTAGCGTAGCCTTTAATTTACCTTTTTGATTTCATACCGGAACCAGAGGATCGCAACTGAGATCCTAGACTAGTGCTCAGCAAATGAGGACACAGGGGAAATTCTACCTGCTCCCTATTTCGGTCAGGAAAGATTTTTCTAGAACACAGCCATAGCTGTTCATTTATGTGCTAATGCTGCAAGGTAGAAATGAGTAGCTGCAACAGAGACCACATGATCAGCCCAGCGGAGGACATTTACTCTCTGGCCTTTTCAGAAAAAGTTTACTGACTCCTGCTCTAGAAGTTATAAATAACatgttttataaaactgaatCTGCTGTGTCTTTCAAAACTCTACTCTTTTAACAAAGAATGAATCCATTTTAAAATGACCATGGGACActgacaaaatataaaagtattttgtgCAAACATCAATAAATTCCACAAAGTAAAGATAGTATTGTCCAGTAAAACTATAAATTGCAAACAATGTGAGAAGAATTAAAGTCTCTCTGTCTTAAAATCAATAAGgactatataaacatatttaatcaaagagtaaatgaaaatcaaaattgtCCAATATCCAGAAAATTTCAAAGGTAAAAAACATGCATACTAGAACCTTTGGGATATAgataaagcagtgcttagaaaaAACTTTTAGTCTTATATTAGTCTTATatagttgttttttaaagtgagaaagttttcaaagaaaactaagcaaagcaaaagatgtaataaaaataaaactatattagtATAAATTTTAAAGCCAAAAGTGGTTCttgcaataaaaataactgaataaaatagATAATCTCAATTAGAAAAAGGGGGAAAGCACTATTACTCACTTAAAGTTTTGATTTAAATTCCTACTtctgtggtatagtttgaaatccTTTAGTGTATGCCTTATCTCTTCTTTTTGTTAACTCACAATCTacttgatagaaaaaaaaaaaagaaatgaaacactgTGCCGGAGAGCACATAGTTATTGAATGAGCTCCATTCCTACCTGGATTATAATCCACTAAAAAGAATGGTCTCTGCTTTACTCTTCTATATATTGAGTCCATGCAATATAACacataagtatttttaataatattgtgtATTAACTTCAAAGCCACTTGGGAGAGGTGTTTCTTATTgattcattcaaaaaacattaTCCCTAAATGCAAACACCCAAGTCAAATTTCTGAGACTTTTGAATAATCAGGTGTAGGTTAGCATTGGGTCTGAGCACTTGTGTAGGAAAGAGGAGGTAATTTTGAGGCACATTGCTTTTTAAGAGTCACTGTCTTCATTTATATTACAGAGAGGTATAAAGTATATCAGAATGAAGGTTATATTTTGTAAAGGAGAACAAAGCTGCATAAAATAATGCTATTGATTAAAAAGTGAACTATTATTTTACGTACaactaagaaagagaaaatgccatTTAACTTGCACGTGaggtaagttttaaaatactCCCTAATTTGAATGATGGTAACTTTCTTAAAAAATCATGAGTGTCAGATATATGAGTACTATCCATATATCCCTtgttaaaatgaataatatagACAGTAACTACTTTTAGATTGTAAATAAATGTTCCTTACATTTGTGGGAAGACACAAGAAgccttttgtgtgtatgtaatttGGGAAATGCTTTGCATTGCCTGAAGGGCATCTAGAATCTACATAGGTCTAAGACTAAAAAGCAGAGTGACTCAGAGAAAGAATATAAGACTGTTACTGTCAATATACTATTTACTGGTGATATACTGTCAAGACTAGAGCAGAAAAGACTTTGGGCTATTGCAGTGACAGCTAGAACATGTAATGAGCCTGCAGTTAGTGTAAAACCTTCTTTTCCTGAATATCTCTTAGGGCACTAAGGCAGTGTATTTAAAGCCTTGGGGCTGACATTTTTGCATGGAATGTGGGTAGCAGTAGGGCAATAGCAGTCAAACATACACAAGAAAtttatgataaataaatataaaggataCATGTAAAGTTTTTAAGTCCAGGTTAAAATATGATCTTTAAGGTACTCACAGTCGATAAAAACTAGCAATGTTAAAAAGTAGATTGAAAACAGAATTAAGGATTGGACAAAGACAAGGCTGGTTTTAGGGAAAAGAGTGAGCAAACTGAAGAGACAAAAGTTAAGATTTGATGATCTAAAAAGATTCACtattgaccaggtgcagtggctcatgcctgtaatcctagcacttagggaggccgagacaggtggatcacctgagatcaagagtttgagaccagcctggccagcatggcaaaaccttatatctactaaaaatacaaaaattacaggcacatgcctgtaatcccagctgctcaggaggctgagacaggagaaccacttgaacccaggaggcagaagttgcagtgagccaagatcacaccactatactccaacctgggcgacagtgagactccatctcaaaaaaaaaaaaaaaaaaaaaaaagattcactgtTGAACAACCCTGATACAATAAACCAAGTCACCAGAGCTAGGGCAGAGCAGTGAATCCAATCGAGGTGGAAAAATGACTTTAACTCCCATCAATTTTATACTTCCACTTACACATTTGTGTTCCTTTGATGATAATACAGACAGAATTAAAATGTGGTCTACAGTAGTGTTTCTTCTAACATGAGGAAATTGGTGccattataaatttattttgtgataCGTAGAAAGGAAATGGAGCTTCAACTGGACTATTGTAGGCTAATGATTATCCTACCattgtaatttatatttgtataagaaTCTAGACTAGCGTTATTCCCTAAGGCAAACCCTGTCTCAGATAAAACCACTAATccattgatttttgttgttaGCTACTTCATTTTGGTAATCTTTTTTTATTCATCCCATTCTCTGATTTTCCTGTTCCCAGGATCCAGTGCTCTTACATATACACCATTTTCAGtcattttgttgatttatatCCTCTTCTCTattcagttttgaaatttttattttaagatgccaaatacagatgtatattcatttcccatttctttttctactacaaaaaaaaattaagctaaaaAGGGAATATAGAGAATATACTTGAAATTACTTTATTGTTGAGAAACTGAGCCAGAAACTCAGGAATCAAATACATAATAgggcatatatatacatatatgtcccATTCCATAAGAAATGTGTTAAATATCATaaagtttgtttaattttatcatttttagaaGACTCCCAACCTGATGAAATCTCAGAGAAGAGCCCAGAAAATCAAGGCAAACATTTGTGGCAAGTTTTATTCAGCAATAAATTATTGACTACAGAGCAAGAAATTTCAGGAAAACCACATAATCGGGACATAAACATTTTTCCTGCAAGAATGATGCCTTGTAAATGTGACACTGTGGGGTCTGCTTACCTGGGTCTCAGCCCAACGGCCCCACACTGTCAGTATTCAAAAGAAAAGGCTCATGAGCATAATGTATGTGACAAATGGCTCATCAGTATTAAGGATGGCAGAACTAACACTCAAGAGAAATCTTTTGCTTATAATAAAAGTGTAAAAACCCTCAGTCATAAGGAGGAAGTTATTCAGTATCAGACAATTCAGACTTCGGGGCAAGATTTTGAATATAATGAAAGTAGAAAAGCTTTTCTTGAAAAGGCTGCCCTTGTTACATCTGACAGTACCTACCCAAAAGGACAATCTTACAATTTCAATAAATTTGGGGAAAACAAATATGATAAATCAACCTTTATTTTTCCTCAGAACATTCATACAGAGAAGAGTCACTATGAGTTTAATGATACTGGAAATTGTTTCTGTAGGATCACTCACAAAACTCCAACAGGAGGGAAATCTTTCAGCCAAAAGTCACACATTAGAGAATGTCGTAGAGTTCACATAGAGATGAAACCCTTTGAATATGGAAAAAGTTTCAAGCATAATTCAACCCTCCCAGTGCATCAGAGAACTCATGCAACAGATAAATACTCTGATTATAACCCATGTACAGAGACGTTCAGCTACCAGTCAACTTTCAGTGTACATCCGAAGGTTCACATAAGGGAAAAACCCTGTGAGTATAATGAATGTGGAAAATCCTGCTCTGTTAATTCACGCTTGATTTGGCCTCAGAAAAGTCACACAggggagaaaccctatgaatgtcgTGAATGCGGGAAAGCCTTCAGTGAGAAGTCACGCCTAAGAAAacatcagagaactcacacaggagagaaaccataTCAATGTGATGGATGTGAGAAAGCTTTCAGTGCAAAGTCAGGCCTAAGAATACACCAGAGAACCCACACAGGGGAGAAACCATTCGAATGTCATGAATGTGGGAAATCTTTTAACTATAAATCAATCCTCATAGTGcatcagagaactcacacaggggagaaaccttttgaatgtaatgaatgtgggaaatctTTCAGCCATATGTCAGGCCTAAGGAATCATCGAAGAACTCACACAGGGGAAAGACCATACAAATGTgatgaatgtgggaaagctttcaAACTGAAGTCAGGCCTGAGGAAACATCATAGAACACACACAGGGGAGAAGCCCTACAAATGTAATCAGTGTGGAAAAGCTTTCGGTCAGAAATCACAACTCAGAGGACATCATAGAATTCACACAGGGGAAAAACCCTATACATGTAATCATTGTGGGGAAGCTTTCAGTCAGAAATCAAACCTCAGAGTACATCACAGAACTCATACTGGggagaaaccctataaatgtgaGGAGTGTGGAAAAACTTTCAGGCAGAAATCAAATCTCAGAGGGCATCAGAGAACTCACACTGGGGAGAAGCcctatgaatgtaatgaatgtggaaaagcttTCAGTGAGAAGTCGGTCCTAAGAAAACATCAGCGAACTCATACTGGGGAGAAACCATATAATTGTAATCAGTGTGGGGAAGCTTTCAGTCAGAAATCCAATCTCAGAGTacatcagagaactcacacaggggagaaaccctataaatgtgaTAAATGTGGAAAAACTTTCAGTCAAAAATCAAGCCTTAGAGAACATCAGAAAGCCCACCCAGGGGATTAAACATATGCatataaagaatatgaaaaaactCTGAGCTGGAGATCAAACCACAATACATAATGAACACACAGGAGAAAACTGTTAACATAGCACTGGAATTTCCTCTACAATTTCAGCCCCCACCAAATGTCAAAGAATAGAAGATGAATtgttgaaatgtattttatatggGCATTCTTTCAGCCAGAGCACAGTCTTCCATGGATATTACAGAACTCACCCAGCAAAGAAACCCTATAAAGATAATGAATATAGAAAATACTCATGTGAACTCTCTCCTCAGAAAACTCATGCTGCAGAAGAGCTCtgagaaagtaataaaaatgtgaaaactttGTGCCAACAATCAAAACTCTTTCATCATCAATCACACAATGACAAAAGCTAGAATATAATAAGTGTGTGATAAACTTTAATGAAAAGTCAGTACAGCAGAAAATACATTCAAGGTGGAGACCTCATAGTATATTAAACAAGAAATGAAGTTAATGGATGTGGGAAATTCTTCTGCCATGTCAACCCTCATTTTAACTTACATAGAGGTAATCCCTATATGTCACATAGTAACTATTGAAATGTTCACTAGTAATCATTTTCACTTCTCTCTCatgccacacctggcctaaatttctCAACCGCTCTGTCATATAAATGGGTCATATTGTTACTCTCTAGCTAGTGGAATATGGAGGTCAATGACAGGTCTTAAATACATCAGCAAAAttctcaatattttcttctatcccTCATTAGAGTGGAATGGAGGAAAATCTTGGGACTCAGGCTCTGATGATAGAAAGTACAAGATGGTAGGAACCAAGGTCAGAGAAGGACCCTGTGGCATGGAGTTTTCTCCTCCATGTACACAGTTGGACTTTTTGCAGTGAGGAAATAAATGTGTTCTCTGCTGAACTTCTAAAGGTTTGGGTATACTTGATACTGACAGAAACTCAACAACCCTCACCTAATAAAACTCACGAGTATGATTTTTCAGGACATCTGAAATCAGTGTATGTCAGAAAAGTCACATATGACAAACCTCAGACAGCATCCTGAATGACCATGGCTTTTATTCCCAAGTCTTCCTCATCGGACAGGTAATATCATCAGAAATCTGACATTCTAACAAATGTAGGAAAttcttcacacacacagacatgcacacacacacacacacacacacacccagaatctcattaaatatttgataatttaattttgaatgtGTAAAGTTTTCAACAAATGATCATATTTTATATCAGAGCTTGTTACAAGGGGAAAATCTATCAATTTAAGAAAGGTAAGTAATAGCCTTTATCTAGATATTGCTATATCAGAACTGTTGTTTCATATATAATATCAAAACTTTTAATGAAATGTAACATTGATTAATAGACATTCAGTataataaaaagcttaaaaagaacaagaaataaattGCATAAACTGAAAAGCAGTGTTGCAAATATGTGAGTGTTTTGTGAGTTATTGATTGTTTATGTATGTATAGGTGCATGGTACTTACCaggtatttgttttatatatttcttagacCTCAACATTGCTATAAGAGAATTGTGTTCCCCTTGCTTTATAACTACTTTGACATCAGCTACAATTTGCCACATGAATATTAATAACAAACCTTTTATGGAAAATATCTGATACCACATTCCCTTTCTCCTACTGCCTTCTAACATGTCTGTCTAGTAAAGGCCATTGTTACTAAACTGCCTCCTTTCAAAGAAGCCAGTGTCAACcaataaatttctctctctcttttctgtgtgtgtctctcacacacaaatacacaagcaaatatatatatatatatatatatatcttcaacATTACTGATTCTTTCCTAGCAGTGTTGAGTACAATAATGGACACTTGGAAGGCAATCTTTATTTATGGtactgtgtttttcatttttagcattttaattttgttatagtTTTTATCTCTCTGCCACAGTTACCTACCTGATACTTCATGTTGTCTAGTTTTCCCGCTGGAGTCACTTTCTATGGCATTTGGCATTCTTTCTCTCAGTTAAACAACTGCTTGgatctttgtttctctctacaACCACCTAGTTTTCCAGATAGCTTTTTTGCTCTGTGGCCTCAGACATCTGGTGCGTTGAAGAAAAGTTAAAGCCTTCCCAACTGTTTTCTTGTTTCATGGATAGAGAGCAGTGCTCTTGCCTGCTCTCTATTTCTCTGAGTTGTAACTGAATGTCATCAGTTTTTTGACAAATGTTTCAGGGTAATTTGATGGAAAAATgataattgttttcaaaaatgatgCTAAGATAATTGTATTACTCCATTCTCAGGCTAGAAAGAAGAAAaccccaagactgggtaatttgtaaaggaaagaggtttaattgacgcacagttctgcattgctggggaggcctcaggaaacataagatcatggcagaaggcaaagaagcagGCACCTTTTTTACAGGACAGCATCGTGAGTGCAGCAGGGCAAATGCCAGATGCTATAAAACCAGTAGATCTCATGAGAGTCAgtcactatcgcaagaacagcatggggaaaactgtccCCCATGATCCACTTACCTCCAGCTGGTCCCACGCataacacgtggggattatgggaattaaaattcaagatgaggttttgggtggagacacaggcAAACTGTATCAATAATGATACTTATATATTGTAAATGCAACTTGATCTTTACAccataatttaaaacttactcaaaataaatcacagaaCCAAACAAAatcactaaaagtacaaaatttatgatagaaaacaaaagaaactgactggatatggtggctcgcctgtgtaatcccagcactttgggaggccaaggcaggaggattgcttgaagccaggagtttgagaccaccctgcacaacatgagaccctatctctacaaaaaatgaaattaaccaagcataatggcatgtgcctgtagtcctagtcctaactacttgggaggctgaggtgggaggattgcttgtgcccaggagtttgaggctgtggtgggttgtgatcatgccactgtactccagcctgggtaaccgagcaagactctgtctcttaaaagaaaaaaaaaaaaaacaatgtttataaTACAGAAAATGCAGTTATAATggaccaaaaaaaaggaaaacattaaaatagataTTTCACTGAAGATATATAGTTGGCCAATAAATACTAGAAACAGTGTCCAAAGCTTTGGTCAGCAAGAAGGTGTGTGTTCATGTGATAGCAATACAAATCCATATTGTAGTTCCTTATAAAGATAACAGTACCTTACCTACAACCAGCAATTTTCATTCTAGGCATTTACCCCAGAGAAACACATAGGGGTgcacccaagatggctgaataggaacagctcctgcctccagctcccagcgtgagtaacacagaagacgggtgatttctgcattttcaactgaggtacaggttcatctcactggggcgtgtcagaaACTTGGCGCTGGtctgtgggtgcagcccaaccagcgagagctgaagcagggtgaggcatcgcctcacctgggaagcacaagggggaaggaaattccttttcctagccaaaggaaattgagacacacaagacctggaaaatcaggtaactcccatcctaatactgcgctttaccaagggtcttagcaaacggcacactaggagattatatcccacacctgacccagagggtcccacacccacggagcctccctcattgct
It encodes the following:
- the ZNF782 gene encoding zinc finger protein 782 isoform X2, which codes for MKGFLWLSTSDSFESFKDIGHERFSAFPGTPRLWQGQEENSSVHSFTAEASQFSTLSQEPQKMNTFQASVSFKDVTVEFTQEEWQHMGPVERTLYRDVMLENYSHLVSVGYCFTKPELIFTLEQGEDPWLLEKEKGFLSRNSPEDSQPDEISEKSPENQGKHLWQVLFSNKLLTTEQEISGKPHNRDINIFPARMMPCKCDTVGSAYLGLSPTAPHCQYSKEKAHEHNVCDKWLISIKDGRTNTQEKSFAYNKSVKTLSHKEEVIQYQTIQTSGQDFEYNESRKAFLEKAALVTSDSTYPKGQSYNFNKFGENKYDKSTFIFPQNIHTEKSHYEFNDTGNCFCRITHKTPTGGKSFSQKSHIRECRRVHIEMKPFEYGKSFKHNSTLPVHQRTHATDKYSDYNPCTETFSYQSTFSVHPKVHIREKPCEYNECGKSCSVNSRLIWPQKSHTGEKPYECRECGKAFSEKSRLRKHQRTHTGEKPYQCDGCEKAFSAKSGLRIHQRTHTGEKPFECHECGKSFNYKSILIVHQRTHTGEKPFECNECGKSFSHMSGLRNHRRTHTGERPYKCDECGKAFKLKSGLRKHHRTHTGEKPYKCNQCGKAFGQKSQLRGHHRIHTGEKPYTCNHCGEAFSQKSNLRVHHRTHTGEKPYKCEECGKTFRQKSNLRGHQRTHTGEKPYECNECGKAFSEKSVLRKHQRTHTGEKPYNCNQCGEAFSQKSNLRVHQRTHTGEKPYKCDKCGKTFSQKSSLREHQKAHPGD
- the ZNF782 gene encoding zinc finger protein 782 isoform X4 produces the protein MMPCKCDTVGSAYLGLSPTAPHCQYSKEKAHEHNVCDKWLISIKDGRTNTQEKSFAYNKSVKTLSHKEEVIQYQTIQTSGQDFEYNESRKAFLEKAALVTSDSTYPKGQSYNFNKFGENKYDKSTFIFPQNIHTEKSHYEFNDTGNCFCRITHKTPTGGKSFSQKSHIRECRRVHIEMKPFEYGKSFKHNSTLPVHQRTHATDKYSDYNPCTETFSYQSTFSVHPKVHIREKPCEYNECGKSCSVNSRLIWPQKSHTGEKPYECRECGKAFSEKSRLRKHQRTHTGEKPYQCDGCEKAFSAKSGLRIHQRTHTGEKPFECHECGKSFNYKSILIVHQRTHTGEKPFECNECGKSFSHMSGLRNHRRTHTGERPYKCDECGKAFKLKSGLRKHHRTHTGEKPYKCNQCGKAFGQKSQLRGHHRIHTGEKPYTCNHCGEAFSQKSNLRVHHRTHTGEKPYKCEECGKTFRQKSNLRGHQRTHTGEKPYECNECGKAFSEKSVLRKHQRTHTGEKPYNCNQCGEAFSQKSNLRVHQRTHTGEKPYKCDKCGKTFSQKSSLREHQKAHPGD
- the ZNF782 gene encoding zinc finger protein 782 isoform X1 is translated as MRPGGPSAFPAGREGPRLLAPGVAGAERGSGAGAGCGPRCAGREPVASGGGRGKRFCNAGDNVPEIPGRWVCIETPSSGAGKTRASVSFKDVTVEFTQEEWQHMGPVERTLYRDVMLENYSHLVSVGYCFTKPELIFTLEQGEDPWLLEKEKGFLSRNSPEDSQPDEISEKSPENQGKHLWQVLFSNKLLTTEQEISGKPHNRDINIFPARMMPCKCDTVGSAYLGLSPTAPHCQYSKEKAHEHNVCDKWLISIKDGRTNTQEKSFAYNKSVKTLSHKEEVIQYQTIQTSGQDFEYNESRKAFLEKAALVTSDSTYPKGQSYNFNKFGENKYDKSTFIFPQNIHTEKSHYEFNDTGNCFCRITHKTPTGGKSFSQKSHIRECRRVHIEMKPFEYGKSFKHNSTLPVHQRTHATDKYSDYNPCTETFSYQSTFSVHPKVHIREKPCEYNECGKSCSVNSRLIWPQKSHTGEKPYECRECGKAFSEKSRLRKHQRTHTGEKPYQCDGCEKAFSAKSGLRIHQRTHTGEKPFECHECGKSFNYKSILIVHQRTHTGEKPFECNECGKSFSHMSGLRNHRRTHTGERPYKCDECGKAFKLKSGLRKHHRTHTGEKPYKCNQCGKAFGQKSQLRGHHRIHTGEKPYTCNHCGEAFSQKSNLRVHHRTHTGEKPYKCEECGKTFRQKSNLRGHQRTHTGEKPYECNECGKAFSEKSVLRKHQRTHTGEKPYNCNQCGEAFSQKSNLRVHQRTHTGEKPYKCDKCGKTFSQKSSLREHQKAHPGD
- the ZNF782 gene encoding zinc finger protein 782 isoform X3 codes for the protein MNTFQASVSFKDVTVEFTQEEWQHMGPVERTLYRDVMLENYSHLVSVGYCFTKPELIFTLEQGEDPWLLEKEKGFLSRNSPEDSQPDEISEKSPENQGKHLWQVLFSNKLLTTEQEISGKPHNRDINIFPARMMPCKCDTVGSAYLGLSPTAPHCQYSKEKAHEHNVCDKWLISIKDGRTNTQEKSFAYNKSVKTLSHKEEVIQYQTIQTSGQDFEYNESRKAFLEKAALVTSDSTYPKGQSYNFNKFGENKYDKSTFIFPQNIHTEKSHYEFNDTGNCFCRITHKTPTGGKSFSQKSHIRECRRVHIEMKPFEYGKSFKHNSTLPVHQRTHATDKYSDYNPCTETFSYQSTFSVHPKVHIREKPCEYNECGKSCSVNSRLIWPQKSHTGEKPYECRECGKAFSEKSRLRKHQRTHTGEKPYQCDGCEKAFSAKSGLRIHQRTHTGEKPFECHECGKSFNYKSILIVHQRTHTGEKPFECNECGKSFSHMSGLRNHRRTHTGERPYKCDECGKAFKLKSGLRKHHRTHTGEKPYKCNQCGKAFGQKSQLRGHHRIHTGEKPYTCNHCGEAFSQKSNLRVHHRTHTGEKPYKCEECGKTFRQKSNLRGHQRTHTGEKPYECNECGKAFSEKSVLRKHQRTHTGEKPYNCNQCGEAFSQKSNLRVHQRTHTGEKPYKCDKCGKTFSQKSSLREHQKAHPGD